A single window of Chloroflexota bacterium DNA harbors:
- a CDS encoding glycosyltransferase family 4 protein: MKLAIVADELDPSNGWGRYAGELARGLIAAGVDVRLVTPGGAMPDDLRAHPDHAPIPSFRAGTPHFARLLARTIRPLWSALRGVDAVHCMVEPYAPAVALAAGLRPLFVSLVGTYSVPSSRVWLESHMLRLAMRRARRLIAISRYTEQRVRRDTGFSHSTVVPLAVRADEFAVPDPPPAREAGLVLAVGEPKPRKGFDVALEAFAGVRARLPQSRFVIVGPYAPRSSFVARLRERIRGLGLEDDVVLTGAVSHDELVRWYARASVVVMPYRSVGRDFEGFGLVLLEAGACGAPVISSLDSPAEEIVAHGETGLLVAPGDVTALEAAMLEVLTSADERRRLGEGGRAHATTMTWERSTAQLIDVYEQTISRSIRQGS; this comes from the coding sequence GTGAAGCTGGCGATCGTGGCCGATGAGCTGGATCCCAGCAATGGGTGGGGGCGCTACGCCGGCGAGCTGGCGCGCGGGCTGATTGCGGCGGGCGTCGACGTGCGATTGGTCACGCCCGGCGGCGCGATGCCCGACGACCTGCGCGCGCATCCGGACCATGCGCCGATCCCGTCGTTTCGCGCCGGCACGCCCCACTTCGCGCGCTTGCTGGCAAGGACCATCCGTCCCTTGTGGAGCGCGCTGCGCGGTGTGGACGCCGTCCACTGCATGGTCGAGCCCTACGCCCCGGCCGTTGCCCTCGCCGCCGGCCTCCGCCCTCTGTTCGTGTCGCTCGTCGGCACCTATTCGGTGCCGTCCAGCCGAGTTTGGCTGGAGTCGCACATGCTGCGCCTAGCCATGCGCCGCGCGCGGAGACTGATCGCCATCAGCCGCTATACCGAGCAGCGGGTGCGGCGGGACACGGGATTCAGCCACTCCACCGTCGTGCCGCTGGCCGTGCGGGCGGATGAATTCGCCGTCCCCGACCCGCCGCCCGCGCGCGAGGCCGGGCTGGTGCTCGCGGTCGGTGAACCGAAGCCGCGCAAAGGCTTCGACGTGGCGTTGGAGGCCTTCGCCGGCGTGCGCGCGCGGCTGCCCCAGTCGCGATTCGTCATCGTGGGGCCGTATGCGCCACGCTCGTCGTTCGTGGCACGGCTCCGTGAACGCATCCGCGGCCTGGGCCTGGAAGACGACGTAGTCCTCACCGGAGCCGTGAGCCACGATGAGCTGGTGCGCTGGTATGCCCGCGCCTCCGTGGTCGTCATGCCCTACCGCTCGGTTGGACGCGACTTCGAGGGGTTCGGCCTGGTGCTGCTCGAGGCCGGCGCCTGCGGCGCGCCCGTGATCAGCTCACTGGACTCCCCGGCGGAGGAGATCGTGGCGCACGGCGAGACCGGGCTGTTGGTCGCACCGGGCGATGTGACAGCGCTGGAGGCGGCAATGCTCGAGGTGCTGACCTCCGCGGACGAGCGCCGGCGCCTCGGGGAGGGCGGCAGAGCCCACGCGACGACCATGACCTGGGAGCGATCGACGGCCCAACTCATCGACGTCTACGAGCAGACGATCAGCCGGTCCATCCGGCAAGGGTCGTGA
- a CDS encoding oligosaccharide flippase family protein, giving the protein MTAEAPQRESSSTLGERAVRGVVALGVREGGMKLVSFTGDIALYRLLTTADFGVVVPIAFLAGIIKQFTDVGLHPSVIQRRDDPSRSDLRAVFTLHLGLVTLAAAIVVFAGPPMLTEWIGVDADPWMIRIFGISIWLSAFRLVPAALLERHLRFGRLAAADIAGTVWYFSAGIGFAIGAFEAWSLIIAHVGASIVSTLAVVVARPWAPIPTWRPAGLRSYLRFGAQFQGARLALMAKDSLIPLLSPRTVGVDGTGLLSWADKIASQPLTLTQLVSRVTLPTFARMQDDMERVRRGAELTLKWNAIVTLPAFAAVIAFAPEIAIYIYSEQWLPAIPALYALAASAVLVPINGLLTPILAALGRTRVILVIAIVWAVAAWALAIGLSTAGLELLAIPIALAATQFAAALVLLPLARDVFDFRLLRHLVRPLAAAVLAGAFGRLVMLPLLTDWVLLIQGGIVVVLLYAGLIYLMDRETIRYEVGLLFRRREPDPGKGS; this is encoded by the coding sequence ATGACGGCTGAAGCACCCCAACGCGAGTCGTCCTCGACCCTGGGCGAGCGAGCCGTGCGCGGGGTAGTCGCGCTGGGCGTGCGTGAGGGCGGCATGAAGCTCGTGTCGTTTACGGGCGACATTGCGCTGTATCGCCTGCTCACGACGGCCGACTTCGGCGTCGTCGTGCCGATCGCCTTCCTCGCCGGCATCATCAAGCAGTTCACGGATGTTGGGCTGCATCCGAGCGTGATCCAGCGCCGGGACGATCCCAGCCGGTCCGATTTGCGCGCCGTGTTCACCTTGCATCTAGGGCTGGTGACTCTTGCCGCGGCCATCGTTGTATTCGCCGGCCCGCCGATGCTCACGGAATGGATCGGCGTAGACGCCGATCCGTGGATGATCCGCATCTTCGGAATCTCCATCTGGCTTTCGGCGTTTCGGCTCGTGCCGGCGGCGCTGCTCGAGCGTCACCTGCGCTTTGGTCGCCTGGCTGCCGCGGACATCGCCGGCACGGTGTGGTATTTCAGCGCCGGGATCGGGTTCGCCATCGGCGCGTTCGAGGCCTGGAGCCTGATCATCGCCCACGTCGGGGCAAGCATCGTCTCGACGCTGGCGGTGGTCGTCGCGCGGCCGTGGGCGCCAATTCCAACCTGGCGGCCCGCGGGGCTGCGGAGCTACCTTCGATTCGGCGCCCAGTTTCAGGGCGCTCGGCTCGCCTTGATGGCGAAAGATTCGCTGATTCCGCTCCTGTCGCCGCGCACGGTCGGCGTTGACGGCACCGGCCTATTGAGCTGGGCGGACAAGATCGCGTCTCAGCCGCTCACGCTGACGCAGTTGGTGTCCAGGGTCACGCTGCCCACGTTTGCCCGCATGCAGGACGATATGGAGCGGGTGCGGCGCGGCGCGGAGCTTACGCTCAAGTGGAACGCCATCGTGACGCTGCCGGCCTTCGCGGCGGTGATCGCTTTCGCGCCGGAGATTGCGATCTACATCTACAGCGAGCAGTGGCTACCGGCGATCCCGGCACTCTACGCGCTGGCGGCCAGCGCCGTCCTCGTACCGATCAACGGCCTGCTCACGCCGATCCTCGCGGCGCTCGGCCGGACGCGCGTCATTCTCGTGATCGCGATCGTCTGGGCGGTGGCGGCGTGGGCGCTGGCTATTGGCCTCAGCACGGCCGGACTGGAGCTACTCGCTATCCCGATTGCCCTGGCGGCCACCCAATTCGCCGCGGCGCTGGTGCTACTACCGCTGGCACGGGACGTTTTCGACTTCCGCCTGCTGCGGCACCTCGTGCGACCGCTGGCCGCGGCTGTGCTGGCGGGCGCCTTCGGTCGCCTGGTCATGCTGCCGCTGCTGACCGACTGGGTGCTGCTGATCCAGGGCGGCATCGTGGTCGTGCTGCTTTACGCCGGACTCATCTACCTGATGGATCGCGAGACCATTCGGTACGAGGTCGGCCTGCTCTTCCGACGTCGTGAGCCCGACCCAGGCAAAGGCTCCTGA
- a CDS encoding glycosyltransferase family 1 protein yields MRAAVNLRNANLMVTDGHGESMRSLARALVETAESHRLDLLMDAPSRYPGFDGPNARIRVLRPFRFGNRLLTQAFSGDPWYRARVPLARAWRAADVYFQSAHEPPPFVSGPPHVAMVHDVAFMRPGAEAYFDAPTRDYLDRWTASSIHRADRILAVSDWVRDEVVRIYGFPAERVDVAPHGVDGDRFRADIDPQSVSDSLSRLGIQTPYVLFLGTLQPRKNLGTLARAYVEARRRGLEHSLVLAGVPGWRYADVAADLERLSGEGIQITGAVDAPDLPALVAGASAFVSVAIDEGFGMPVLEAMASGVPVVATNQGGLANAAGDAGMTVDPHQPDAIAEALLQVTGDDRLREDLRSRGLARAAEFTWTRTARRAWKSLEQACASS; encoded by the coding sequence ATGCGCGCCGCCGTCAACCTCCGCAACGCCAATCTCATGGTCACCGACGGGCATGGCGAGAGCATGCGCAGCCTCGCGCGCGCCCTAGTGGAAACCGCGGAATCTCACCGGCTCGACCTGCTCATGGATGCTCCGTCACGCTATCCCGGATTCGACGGTCCGAATGCCAGGATTCGCGTGCTGCGGCCCTTCAGGTTCGGCAACCGCCTCCTGACCCAGGCGTTCAGCGGCGACCCCTGGTACCGTGCCCGGGTGCCGCTCGCCCGAGCCTGGCGCGCCGCCGACGTGTACTTCCAGAGCGCTCACGAACCTCCGCCCTTCGTCAGTGGTCCGCCCCACGTCGCGATGGTCCACGACGTGGCGTTCATGCGGCCCGGGGCCGAGGCGTACTTCGACGCGCCGACACGCGACTACCTCGATCGGTGGACGGCGAGCAGCATTCATCGCGCCGACCGCATCCTGGCGGTTTCCGATTGGGTGCGGGACGAGGTCGTGCGGATCTACGGCTTTCCGGCCGAACGGGTGGACGTGGCGCCCCATGGCGTCGACGGCGATCGATTCCGGGCAGACATCGACCCACAATCCGTGAGTGACTCGTTGAGCCGTCTCGGCATCCAGACGCCCTACGTGCTGTTCCTGGGCACGCTGCAGCCGCGCAAGAATCTCGGCACGCTGGCCCGGGCCTATGTTGAGGCCCGGCGGCGCGGCCTCGAACACTCGCTCGTGTTGGCGGGCGTCCCCGGCTGGCGCTACGCGGATGTCGCCGCGGACCTCGAACGCCTAAGCGGCGAGGGAATCCAAATCACGGGCGCGGTCGATGCCCCCGACCTGCCGGCGTTGGTGGCCGGGGCCTCGGCGTTCGTCAGCGTCGCCATTGACGAGGGCTTCGGCATGCCGGTGCTGGAGGCCATGGCCTCGGGCGTGCCGGTGGTCGCGACAAATCAGGGCGGGCTGGCCAACGCCGCCGGCGATGCCGGGATGACCGTCGACCCGCACCAGCCCGACGCCATCGCCGAGGCGCTGCTGCAAGTCACGGGCGACGACCGGCTGCGCGAGGACCTTCGGTCGCGCGGCCTGGCGCGGGCGGCGGAGTTCACCTGGACCCGCACGGCGCGGCGGGCGTGGAAATCGCTGGAGCAAGCATGCGCGTCCTCCTGA
- a CDS encoding glycosyltransferase produces MRVLLIGPEWDTGLWAEYCGAGLEAGGHEVASLLYGRDLARPVGLWGRVRRRLAGPHRFHIGRVLEAMRRDNLRVLDAAVRHRPDLTVVLKGEVLLPETVERLRDLTSGPVVQWCGDDPSWFPHIMAAAHLYDRFFLAEPSYSADLARHRVGAEFMTHAADPDTWGPAPDEAQDPPEWDVVFVGDSRHNMGHLPSTRLRVDLVEAAARSGLRVAVWGRGWEKLDADSPARQRHEALTLLPAAAVAQTYRRAKIALNAHHAQMREGLNMRTFEIPAAGAFQLCDAKTRLGELLEIGHEVAVYDGVDDMVDQLHRYAGDDAARARIAEAGRRRVLRDHTYTVRMAQLVARSHGEPAA; encoded by the coding sequence ATGCGCGTCCTCCTGATCGGGCCCGAGTGGGACACGGGCCTATGGGCCGAATACTGCGGCGCGGGGCTGGAGGCCGGAGGCCATGAGGTGGCGTCGCTGCTCTATGGCCGCGACCTGGCGCGTCCGGTGGGCCTCTGGGGCCGCGTGCGGCGCCGGCTCGCCGGGCCGCATCGATTTCACATCGGTCGGGTGCTCGAGGCCATGCGCCGGGACAACCTGCGCGTGCTGGATGCCGCCGTGCGTCACCGCCCCGATCTCACCGTCGTCCTGAAGGGCGAGGTGCTGCTGCCGGAAACCGTCGAGCGTCTGCGGGACCTTACGTCGGGACCCGTCGTGCAGTGGTGTGGGGACGATCCTTCGTGGTTTCCCCACATCATGGCCGCAGCCCATCTCTACGACCGCTTCTTCCTCGCCGAGCCGTCCTATTCCGCCGACCTCGCGCGGCACAGGGTGGGGGCCGAGTTCATGACCCATGCCGCCGATCCCGACACCTGGGGACCAGCGCCCGACGAAGCCCAAGATCCGCCGGAGTGGGACGTGGTCTTCGTGGGCGACTCGCGGCACAACATGGGGCATTTACCGTCCACGCGCCTGCGCGTGGACCTGGTCGAGGCCGCGGCCCGCAGCGGCCTGCGCGTGGCGGTTTGGGGTCGGGGGTGGGAGAAGCTCGACGCCGACTCGCCCGCGCGGCAGCGGCACGAAGCGCTGACGCTGTTGCCCGCCGCGGCCGTGGCGCAAACCTATCGCCGCGCCAAGATTGCGCTCAACGCGCACCATGCCCAGATGCGCGAAGGCCTGAACATGCGCACGTTCGAGATTCCGGCCGCGGGCGCCTTTCAGCTCTGCGACGCCAAGACGCGGCTCGGCGAGCTGCTCGAGATCGGACACGAAGTTGCCGTCTACGACGGCGTCGACGACATGGTCGACCAGCTGCACCGCTACGCGGGCGACGACGCGGCCCGGGCGCGTATCGCCGAGGCCGGCCGCCGGCGCGTTCTGCGCGACCACACCTACACCGTGCGCATGGCCCAACTCGTCGCGCGATCGCATGGCGAACCGGCCGCCTAG
- a CDS encoding methyltransferase domain-containing protein, translating to MPAGSPSPLPTALAERSDRELLRLAIEAHLHQPAIALWRATEFAMLREVEFGAPVLDLGCGGGTVAGVVLHDHWPRDGLELLTSEARAARALGVYRGVIRSDATRAPLVAGAYATVFSQSVLEHIPDDRAAVREAARALAPRGRLVFTVPSPAFAERIRHGPGGEAALQATNDRLGHFHYRSLDEWAGLLAECGLDIVGTGGHLPARTQRAWQRLDALMTHRLGRRRILDIFRALHRRRLVHRGAWIAAWTAMLWRPFRRPVDDPGGYLIVAQAPDGAAGP from the coding sequence GTGCCCGCCGGCTCACCGTCGCCGCTACCCACGGCCCTTGCGGAACGCTCCGACCGCGAGCTCTTGCGGCTGGCGATCGAGGCGCACCTGCATCAGCCGGCGATCGCGCTCTGGCGCGCCACCGAGTTCGCCATGTTGCGCGAGGTGGAGTTCGGCGCGCCGGTTCTCGACCTGGGCTGCGGCGGGGGCACGGTCGCCGGAGTGGTGCTTCACGACCACTGGCCACGCGACGGCCTCGAATTGCTCACCAGCGAGGCCCGCGCCGCCCGCGCCCTGGGCGTCTACCGCGGCGTGATTCGGTCGGACGCGACACGGGCGCCGCTGGTTGCAGGCGCCTACGCCACGGTCTTCAGCCAAAGCGTGCTGGAGCACATTCCGGACGACCGGGCCGCCGTGCGCGAGGCGGCGCGCGCGCTGGCGCCGCGCGGGCGGCTGGTGTTCACCGTGCCGTCGCCGGCCTTCGCCGAGCGGATTCGCCATGGACCCGGCGGTGAGGCCGCCCTTCAAGCGACGAACGACCGGCTGGGCCACTTCCACTACCGCTCGCTCGACGAGTGGGCCGGGCTGCTGGCCGAATGCGGCCTCGACATCGTCGGCACCGGCGGACACCTGCCCGCTCGCACGCAACGCGCCTGGCAGCGCCTGGACGCGCTGATGACGCATCGGCTGGGCCGGCGCCGCATCCTGGATATCTTTCGGGCGCTGCACCGCCGCCGGCTCGTGCACCGCGGCGCGTGGATTGCCGCATGGACCGCCATGCTCTGGCGCCCCTTCCGTCGGCCGGTGGACGATCCCGGCGGCTACCTGATCGTGGCCCAAGCGCCCGACGGCGCCGCCGGGCCCTAG
- a CDS encoding glycosyltransferase family 4 protein translates to MPARDRPRVLHLSPTWFGEISVIGGGERFPLELARAMRGRVPTRLVAFGGPPTTADAGGFPIEVARTWRHLRGRPYDAIGPGFIPALLWADVVHCHQARTGLTALATLLARPLGKRVFVTDHGGGGVGWLRRARLGRWVHAHLAQSRFVVDTLPYTGRRTAIVHGGVDPQVFAPSAAKARGEVVFVGRLLPHKGIEHAIRALPDDAHLGVYGRPADPDYAAFLRREAEGRAVTFHEDADDRELVQALSRACVAVMPSVFEDFRGRHQEHPELLGLAALEAMACGTAVVVSQAGGLPEVVDPSYGAVAPPGDAAALRAALLPFTSNPDHAAACGARARERALRDFTWSAVAHRCLAAYGYGPVPSPTKESIE, encoded by the coding sequence ATGCCGGCACGCGATCGTCCGCGAGTCCTCCACCTGTCGCCGACGTGGTTCGGGGAGATCTCGGTCATCGGCGGAGGCGAGCGCTTTCCCCTCGAACTCGCGCGCGCCATGCGGGGACGAGTGCCGACCCGCCTCGTCGCCTTCGGTGGGCCGCCCACAACGGCCGATGCCGGCGGATTTCCCATCGAGGTGGCCCGCACCTGGCGCCACTTGCGGGGCCGCCCGTACGACGCCATCGGTCCGGGCTTCATTCCCGCCCTCTTGTGGGCCGATGTCGTTCACTGCCACCAGGCACGTACCGGGCTGACGGCGCTGGCGACACTGCTGGCGCGCCCGCTCGGGAAGCGCGTGTTCGTCACGGATCACGGAGGCGGCGGCGTCGGGTGGCTACGTCGCGCTCGCCTGGGGCGCTGGGTCCACGCCCACCTGGCGCAGAGCCGGTTCGTGGTGGACACACTGCCGTACACGGGCCGTCGCACGGCGATCGTCCACGGTGGGGTCGACCCGCAGGTATTCGCGCCATCGGCGGCCAAGGCTCGCGGCGAGGTGGTGTTTGTGGGCCGCCTGCTGCCGCACAAGGGGATCGAGCACGCAATTCGCGCGCTGCCCGACGATGCCCATCTCGGCGTGTACGGTCGGCCGGCCGATCCCGATTACGCCGCGTTCCTGCGGCGCGAGGCCGAGGGCCGCGCGGTTACCTTTCATGAAGACGCCGACGACCGAGAGCTCGTACAGGCGCTCAGCCGCGCCTGCGTGGCGGTGATGCCCTCGGTGTTCGAGGACTTTCGCGGCCGCCACCAGGAGCATCCGGAGCTGCTCGGGCTGGCCGCGCTGGAGGCCATGGCGTGCGGCACGGCCGTGGTGGTCTCACAGGCGGGCGGGCTGCCCGAGGTCGTCGATCCGTCCTACGGGGCCGTGGCGCCGCCGGGCGATGCGGCGGCGCTTCGCGCGGCCCTGCTGCCGTTCACGTCAAATCCCGACCACGCGGCGGCCTGCGGCGCGCGCGCCCGCGAGCGGGCGCTGCGCGACTTCACCTGGAGCGCCGTCGCCCACCGGTGCCTGGCCGCCTACGGCTACGGTCCGGTCCCCTCTCCAACGAAAGAGTCCATCGAATAA